The proteins below are encoded in one region of Bacteroides uniformis:
- a CDS encoding glycoside hydrolase family 3 N-terminal domain-containing protein, with protein sequence MNKKLILSLALSGLVLTATAQTTVAPAIPRDEKIEQQIETLLKKMTLDEKVGQMCELTIDLLQKRANPFAGLDPKNITVKDLQKIIKRYKLEKEFKLGKEMPSQDVMMKLYMRIQGIENAKGFQLDEAMLDSVIGKYKVGSILNVPNGVAQSVEKWQEIIKRIQEKSMEVMGIPCVYGVDQIHGTTYTLGGTFFPQGVNMGATFNRELTREGARISAYETKAGSIPWTYAPVTDLGRDPRWPRMWENYGEDAYVNAEMGREAVIGFQGENPNLIGGNNVAACMKHYMGYGVPVSGKDRTPSSITEQDMREKHFAPYLEMVKAGALSVMVNSAMNNGLPFHANYELLTKWLKEDLNWDGMIVTDWADINNLYSRDHIAKDKKEAIKLAINAGIDMSMDPYDWKFCTLLKELVEEGEVPMSRIDDAVRRVLRLKYRLNLFEKPYYDLKDFPLFGSAEHAAAALQAAEESLVLLKNTDGILPLAKGKKLLVTGPNANSMRCLNGGWSYSWQGDKADEHASQYNTILEAFTNKFGADNIIYEAGVTYKQGGNWWEENTPEIEKAVAAAAGADYIVACIGENSYCETPGNLTNLFLSQNQLDLVKALAKTGKPIILVLNEGRPRLIADIEPLAKAVVNTMLPGNYGGDALANLIAGDANFSGKMPFTYPKEINSLITYDYKPCEHIGKQMEGAYNYDAQVSVQWAFGYGLSYTTFAYSNLKVDKSDFTADDVLTFTVDVKNTGDRVGKESVLLFSSDLVASLTPDTRRLRAFEKVELKPGETKTVTLKLKGSDLAFVGYDGKWILEKGDFRIQTGDQTVNVVCTDTKKWETPNK encoded by the coding sequence ATGAATAAAAAGTTAATCTTATCTTTAGCCCTATCAGGGTTAGTGCTTACTGCTACGGCGCAGACCACTGTTGCGCCTGCCATTCCAAGAGACGAGAAAATAGAACAGCAGATTGAGACTTTGCTGAAGAAGATGACGCTTGACGAGAAAGTCGGTCAGATGTGCGAACTCACTATCGACCTCCTGCAGAAACGCGCCAATCCCTTTGCCGGCCTCGACCCGAAGAACATCACGGTGAAGGACCTGCAAAAAATCATCAAGAGATACAAGCTTGAAAAGGAATTCAAGCTGGGCAAGGAGATGCCTTCGCAGGATGTGATGATGAAGCTCTATATGCGTATCCAAGGCATTGAGAATGCCAAGGGCTTCCAGTTGGATGAGGCGATGCTCGACTCTGTCATCGGAAAATACAAAGTAGGCTCCATCTTGAACGTGCCCAACGGTGTGGCACAGAGCGTGGAGAAGTGGCAGGAAATCATCAAACGCATTCAGGAGAAATCCATGGAGGTGATGGGTATTCCTTGTGTGTACGGTGTAGACCAGATACACGGAACTACCTATACGCTGGGTGGTACTTTCTTCCCGCAAGGCGTCAATATGGGAGCTACCTTCAACCGTGAACTGACACGTGAAGGTGCACGCATCTCCGCTTATGAAACAAAGGCGGGAAGCATTCCCTGGACGTATGCCCCGGTGACCGACCTCGGGCGTGACCCGCGCTGGCCGCGTATGTGGGAAAACTATGGTGAAGACGCCTACGTCAATGCCGAAATGGGACGTGAAGCCGTTATCGGTTTCCAGGGAGAGAACCCCAACCTGATTGGCGGGAACAACGTTGCCGCTTGTATGAAGCATTATATGGGTTATGGTGTCCCCGTTTCCGGTAAGGACCGTACGCCGTCTTCCATCACCGAGCAGGATATGCGTGAGAAGCATTTTGCTCCTTATCTGGAAATGGTGAAGGCAGGTGCCCTCTCCGTGATGGTGAACTCCGCCATGAACAACGGCCTGCCTTTCCATGCCAACTATGAGCTGCTGACCAAGTGGCTGAAAGAAGACCTCAACTGGGACGGTATGATCGTGACCGACTGGGCGGACATCAACAACCTTTATAGCCGCGACCACATTGCCAAGGACAAGAAGGAAGCCATCAAGCTCGCCATCAATGCCGGTATCGACATGTCTATGGACCCGTACGACTGGAAGTTCTGTACACTCTTGAAGGAGCTGGTGGAAGAAGGTGAAGTTCCCATGAGCCGTATAGACGATGCTGTACGTCGTGTGCTGCGTTTGAAGTACCGTCTCAACCTATTTGAAAAGCCCTATTATGACTTGAAAGACTTCCCGTTGTTCGGTAGTGCGGAACATGCCGCTGCTGCATTGCAGGCTGCCGAAGAGTCTTTGGTACTCCTGAAGAATACAGACGGTATATTGCCGTTGGCAAAAGGCAAGAAACTGCTGGTTACCGGTCCGAATGCCAATTCCATGCGTTGCCTCAACGGTGGCTGGTCCTATTCATGGCAGGGCGACAAGGCCGACGAGCATGCAAGCCAATACAATACGATTCTTGAAGCCTTCACCAATAAATTCGGTGCGGACAATATCATTTACGAAGCCGGTGTCACTTATAAGCAAGGTGGCAACTGGTGGGAAGAAAACACTCCGGAGATAGAGAAAGCTGTAGCTGCCGCTGCCGGTGCCGACTACATCGTTGCCTGCATCGGTGAGAACTCTTACTGCGAGACTCCGGGTAACCTGACGAACCTCTTCCTCTCCCAGAACCAGCTCGATTTGGTGAAGGCTCTTGCCAAGACCGGGAAGCCCATCATTCTGGTGTTGAACGAAGGTCGTCCTCGCCTGATTGCTGACATCGAGCCTTTGGCTAAGGCTGTTGTCAATACTATGCTTCCGGGCAACTACGGCGGTGATGCGTTGGCAAACCTCATTGCCGGTGACGCCAACTTCAGCGGAAAGATGCCTTTCACTTATCCGAAGGAAATCAACTCTCTGATTACGTACGACTACAAACCGTGCGAACACATCGGCAAGCAGATGGAAGGTGCTTATAACTACGATGCGCAAGTATCTGTACAGTGGGCGTTCGGTTATGGATTGAGTTATACTACTTTTGCATACAGTAACCTCAAGGTGGATAAGTCGGACTTTACCGCTGATGATGTGCTTACTTTCACTGTAGATGTGAAGAATACCGGTGACCGTGTCGGCAAGGAGAGCGTGTTGCTCTTCAGCAGTGACCTCGTTGCCTCCCTTACTCCCGATACCCGCCGTCTTCGCGCTTTCGAGAAAGTGGAACTGAAACCGGGCGAGACAAAGACCGTGACTCTGAAACTGAAAGGCTCCGACCTTGCTTTCGTAGGCTATGATGGCAAGTGGATTTTGGAGAAAGGTGACTTCCGCATCCAGACGGGTGACCAAACGGTGAACGTGGTTTGTACGGATACCAAGAAGTGGGAGACTCCGAATAAGTGA
- a CDS encoding esterase, whose translation MKRISILSALLLMCAMTFAQQALWGGAPVVSPEIHDNNTVTFRLKAPKAVKVQVTGDFLPTQKIKTPFGEFDGPGVADLKENKDGVWEFTTPEPLKPELYSYTFLVDGLKINDPANVYMIRDVASVTNVFIIGGDERIDLYKVNKVPHGTVSKVWYNSPTLGMDRRLTVYTPAGYETSGKRYPVFYLLHGMGGDENAWSELGRTAQILDNLIAQGKAKPMIVVMTNGNAALEAAPGESSLGFAAPSMNLPKTMEGSFETAFPDVVKFIDKTYRTQANKKGRAIAGLSMGGFHSMHISKQYPDMFDYVGLFSAAIMPNKDVKSPIYDNLEVKLKTQFAKKPALYYIAIGNKDFLFQANNDYRKMLDEKGYKYEYYETGEGHIWKNWRIYLTEFAPKIFK comes from the coding sequence ATGAAAAGAATTTCTATTTTGTCAGCTCTGTTGCTGATGTGTGCGATGACTTTCGCGCAACAAGCTCTCTGGGGAGGCGCTCCCGTGGTCTCACCTGAGATACACGACAACAATACAGTAACTTTCCGCTTGAAGGCGCCGAAAGCCGTAAAGGTGCAAGTAACCGGCGACTTCCTGCCTACGCAGAAAATCAAGACTCCTTTTGGTGAGTTTGATGGTCCGGGTGTGGCAGATTTGAAAGAGAACAAGGACGGTGTGTGGGAATTCACTACTCCCGAACCGCTGAAACCGGAACTCTACAGCTACACTTTCCTGGTAGACGGACTGAAGATTAACGACCCTGCCAACGTCTATATGATTCGAGACGTGGCAAGCGTGACGAATGTATTCATCATCGGTGGTGACGAGCGCATCGACCTTTACAAAGTGAATAAAGTTCCTCATGGAACGGTATCTAAGGTATGGTACAACAGCCCTACGCTGGGTATGGACCGCCGTCTGACTGTCTATACGCCTGCCGGATATGAGACAAGCGGCAAGCGCTATCCCGTCTTCTACCTGCTACACGGCATGGGTGGCGACGAGAACGCATGGAGCGAACTGGGACGTACGGCACAGATTCTGGATAACCTCATCGCCCAAGGCAAGGCCAAGCCGATGATTGTAGTAATGACCAACGGTAACGCTGCGTTGGAGGCTGCTCCGGGTGAATCGTCACTGGGTTTTGCCGCTCCCAGCATGAATCTGCCCAAGACGATGGAAGGTTCTTTCGAAACGGCTTTCCCCGACGTGGTGAAATTCATTGATAAGACTTACCGTACACAGGCCAACAAGAAGGGGCGTGCCATTGCTGGTCTCTCTATGGGAGGTTTCCACTCCATGCACATCTCCAAGCAATATCCGGACATGTTCGACTATGTAGGGCTGTTCTCGGCTGCCATCATGCCCAACAAAGATGTGAAGTCTCCGATTTATGACAACCTTGAAGTCAAACTGAAAACCCAGTTTGCCAAGAAACCGGCACTCTATTACATCGCTATCGGTAATAAAGACTTCTTGTTCCAGGCCAATAACGACTACCGCAAGATGTTGGACGAGAAGGGTTACAAATATGAATATTATGAAACCGGAGAAGGTCATATCTGGAAGAACTGGCGTATCTATCTGACAGAATTCGCACCGAAGATATTTAAATAA
- a CDS encoding glycoside hydrolase family 3 C-terminal domain-containing protein: MKKNIISMAAAMAVLSACGPGVPQLGKSSLDEVIGAMTLEEKAHLVVGTGMAGFSGDSAVIGATKKLVPGAAGTTYPIERLGIPAVVLADGPAGLRIDPKREGDSATYYCTHFPIGTLLASTWDQELVESVGRSIGNEVLEYGADVLLAPALNIHRNPLCGRNFEYYSEDPLVSGKIAAAYVRGVQSNGVGTSIKHFAVNNQETNRMATDAHVSPRALREIYLKGFEIAVKESAPWTVMSSYNYLNGVYTSENKELQTTMLRDEWGFKGMVMTDWFGGKDAVAQMVAGNDMLQPGLPKQYEAIVKGVQDGALDEAILNQNVKRILEMILQTPHFKGYKYSNKPDLKAHAAVTRQSATEGMVLLKNDNGALPLAADVKNVALFGCTSYDFIAGGTGSGNVNRAYTVSLLDGLKNAGYVVDEALKNSYEAYLKTEKERLSKDKKEWFMPDTRPAEMAVSAQVIREQAAKADVALVTLGRTSGEFLDRMVADFNLTKEEQSMLKAVSDAFHAAGKKVVVVLNIGGVIETASWKSVPDAILCAWQAGQEGGNSVADVLSGKASPSGKLTMTFPVKFEDAASSANFPIDMRVSTDLVNKGGKKNDVKDVDYTNYEEDIYVGYRYFDTFGKQVSYPFGYGLSYTTFAYDKAAVKSDNGVYTVSVEVKNTGKVAGKEVVQLYVSAPDAADANKPEKELKAFAKTKELKPGEATVVTLKVNAADLASYDEAASAWVVTPGNYKFLVGASSRDIKATLEAEVAAATQKTNNILKLQEPMSLLKR; encoded by the coding sequence ATGAAGAAGAATATCATATCCATGGCAGCAGCAATGGCTGTCTTGTCGGCTTGCGGACCGGGTGTGCCGCAGCTTGGAAAGTCCTCTTTGGATGAAGTGATTGGTGCCATGACGCTGGAAGAAAAGGCACATCTGGTAGTAGGTACTGGTATGGCAGGTTTCTCGGGTGACAGTGCCGTAATCGGTGCGACGAAAAAGCTGGTGCCGGGCGCGGCAGGAACCACCTACCCGATCGAGCGTCTCGGCATTCCCGCCGTGGTGCTGGCCGATGGTCCCGCCGGACTGCGTATCGACCCCAAGCGTGAGGGGGATTCGGCTACATACTATTGTACTCATTTCCCTATCGGGACTTTGCTCGCCTCTACCTGGGACCAGGAATTGGTGGAAAGTGTAGGCCGGTCCATCGGTAACGAAGTGCTGGAATACGGTGCGGACGTGCTGTTGGCTCCGGCACTGAACATTCACCGTAACCCGCTTTGCGGACGTAACTTCGAGTATTATTCTGAAGACCCGTTGGTGTCGGGTAAGATTGCCGCCGCCTACGTACGTGGTGTGCAGAGCAACGGTGTGGGTACCAGTATCAAGCACTTTGCTGTGAACAACCAGGAAACCAACCGTATGGCTACGGATGCGCATGTATCTCCACGCGCCTTGCGCGAAATCTACTTGAAAGGGTTCGAGATTGCCGTGAAGGAATCCGCTCCTTGGACCGTGATGTCCTCATACAACTACCTGAACGGTGTCTACACTTCGGAAAACAAGGAGTTGCAGACAACGATGTTGCGCGACGAATGGGGCTTCAAGGGCATGGTGATGACCGACTGGTTTGGCGGCAAGGATGCCGTGGCACAGATGGTGGCAGGCAACGACATGTTGCAGCCCGGTCTGCCCAAGCAGTACGAAGCCATCGTGAAGGGTGTGCAGGACGGAGCGTTGGACGAAGCCATCCTCAATCAGAATGTGAAGCGTATTCTGGAGATGATTCTCCAGACTCCCCACTTCAAGGGATATAAATACTCCAACAAGCCTGATTTGAAGGCGCATGCTGCCGTTACTCGCCAGTCGGCAACGGAAGGCATGGTATTGCTGAAGAACGATAACGGTGCTCTGCCGCTGGCTGCCGACGTGAAGAACGTGGCACTCTTCGGTTGCACTTCCTACGATTTCATTGCAGGCGGTACAGGTTCGGGCAACGTGAACCGCGCTTATACCGTTTCGCTATTGGACGGCTTGAAGAATGCCGGCTATGTGGTGGATGAAGCGCTGAAGAATAGCTATGAAGCTTACCTGAAAACCGAGAAAGAACGTCTGTCCAAAGATAAGAAAGAGTGGTTCATGCCCGATACCCGTCCGGCTGAGATGGCTGTTTCCGCACAAGTCATCCGCGAGCAGGCTGCCAAGGCCGATGTGGCACTGGTGACGCTGGGACGTACCTCCGGTGAGTTTCTCGACCGTATGGTAGCCGACTTCAACCTCACCAAAGAGGAGCAGAGCATGTTGAAAGCAGTGTCCGATGCTTTCCACGCTGCCGGAAAGAAGGTAGTGGTGGTACTTAATATCGGTGGTGTGATTGAAACTGCTTCTTGGAAGTCTGTTCCCGATGCCATCCTTTGTGCATGGCAGGCAGGCCAGGAAGGAGGAAACAGTGTGGCTGACGTGCTGAGTGGCAAGGCTTCTCCTTCGGGCAAGCTGACAATGACTTTCCCGGTGAAGTTTGAAGATGCCGCTTCTTCCGCCAACTTCCCGATAGACATGCGTGTGAGCACCGACCTCGTGAACAAGGGCGGGAAGAAGAACGACGTGAAGGATGTGGATTATACCAATTATGAGGAGGATATCTACGTGGGTTACCGTTACTTCGATACCTTCGGCAAGCAGGTTTCCTATCCTTTCGGTTACGGTCTTTCCTATACTACTTTTGCTTACGACAAGGCTGCTGTCAAGTCAGACAACGGCGTCTATACCGTATCTGTAGAGGTGAAGAACACCGGTAAGGTAGCAGGTAAGGAAGTGGTTCAGCTTTATGTATCCGCTCCCGATGCTGCAGACGCCAACAAACCCGAAAAGGAACTGAAAGCTTTTGCCAAGACCAAGGAACTGAAACCGGGTGAAGCTACTGTGGTGACGCTGAAAGTGAATGCTGCCGACCTGGCTTCCTATGATGAGGCTGCATCGGCATGGGTGGTAACTCCCGGAAACTACAAGTTCCTCGTTGGGGCTTCCTCACGCGACATCAAGGCTACGCTGGAGGCTGAAGTAGCTGCCGCAACGCAGAAGACGAACAACATCTTGAAACTTCAGGAACCGATGAGCCTCTTGAAGAGATGA